The following proteins are encoded in a genomic region of Oncorhynchus kisutch isolate 150728-3 linkage group LG6, Okis_V2, whole genome shotgun sequence:
- the LOC109883312 gene encoding transmembrane protein 205-like, which yields MVTEGEPTDLVKVLHLLVLSFAWGMQLWVSFIAGFTLVKQVTLHTFGLVRSKLFPVYFYCLLGSNFVSLAVYAVYHPRELLDWHESLQMALYFVAVIMAGLNAQWFGPSATEVMFKLREVEQEHGLGNQIGIGSQREAYTKLREQDPKYKAYKSTFGHYHGLSILCNLIGFICTTTNIVYTALNLHTI from the exons ATGGTCACAGAAGGGGAGCCTACAGATTTGGTGAAAGTGCTGCACCTGCTGGTGCTGTCCTTCGCATGGGGAATGCAGTTGTGGGTCTCCTTTATAGCAG GTTTTACACTGGTGAAGCAGGTAACACTGCACACCTTTGGGCTGGTGCGAAGCAAGCTGTTCCCTGTCTATTTCTATTGCTTACTGGGCAGCAACTTTGTCAGCCTGGCTGTGTATGCAGTCTACCACCCCAGAGAGCTGCTGGATTGGCACGAAAGCCTGCAG ATGGCTCTGTACTTTGTGGCAGTCATCATGGCAGGTCTAAACGCACAGTGGTTTGGCCCATCTGCCACAGAGGTCATGTTCAAGCTGCGGGAGGTGGAGCAGGAGCATGGCCTGGGGAACCAAATAGGGATAGGGAGCCAGAGGGAAGCCTACACCAAACTCAGGGAGCAGGATCCCAAGTACAAGGCCTACAAGAGCACCTTTGGCCACTATCATGGCCTGTCCATCCTATGCAACCTGATTGGCTTTATCTGCACAACCACCAACATAGTGTACACAGCTCTCAATTTACACACCATTTAG